One window of Desulfobaculum bizertense DSM 18034 genomic DNA carries:
- a CDS encoding Rne/Rng family ribonuclease produces MADSKVMNISVLAEERIEMGIVQNGVLEEYYVELFNQKKTRGNIYVGVVNNIDTSLQAAFINYGAERNGFLQIDEIHPEYFHVQQSESSGRPRFPPIQNVMRKGDLVLVQVVKEPTGKKGAFLTTYLSFPGRYFVLTIGREQIGISRKITDENVRKDLRELVQKQDLGTGLGVIVRTAAASASKTRLIRDLKILKKLWTNARDSAQKSTPPSQLFAEIDLSGRAIRDYMDNDITEVYVDHEETIERVRELMQIIAPRRLNRLKYYNLREQGKSWWESNHVDKQVQALYSREVTLPSGGRLVFDTTEALTAVDINSGKIGGKTNFRDMALLTNIEAAREIARQIRLRDIGGQIVIDFIEMKDKSHCREVERTMRLEVKKDRARTDVGRLSRFGLLELVRQRLGSSALSTSTESCPHCGGTGVRRNLEWQAVNAIRELYAKIWAHTPTQGAPNPTVLNYECHPDIMHYLLNNKLSKLHNMETEHNVKFSFIPKV; encoded by the coding sequence ATGGCAGACTCCAAGGTAATGAACATCAGTGTTCTGGCCGAGGAACGCATCGAAATGGGCATTGTCCAAAACGGTGTGCTCGAAGAATATTACGTCGAACTGTTTAATCAGAAAAAGACCCGCGGCAACATTTACGTCGGCGTGGTCAACAACATCGACACCAGCCTCCAGGCTGCATTCATCAACTACGGCGCCGAGCGAAACGGCTTTTTGCAGATTGATGAAATCCACCCCGAATATTTCCACGTCCAGCAGTCCGAATCTTCCGGACGCCCCCGCTTTCCACCGATTCAGAACGTTATGCGCAAAGGCGACCTCGTCCTCGTGCAGGTCGTCAAGGAACCCACAGGAAAAAAAGGGGCATTCCTGACCACCTATCTTTCCTTCCCGGGCCGCTACTTCGTGCTGACCATCGGTCGTGAACAGATTGGCATCTCCCGCAAGATCACCGACGAAAACGTCAGAAAAGACCTGCGGGAACTCGTCCAGAAACAGGATCTCGGCACCGGCCTTGGCGTGATTGTGCGTACCGCAGCAGCAAGCGCCAGCAAAACCCGCCTTATTCGTGATCTGAAGATTCTGAAAAAGCTCTGGACCAACGCCCGCGACTCTGCGCAAAAATCCACCCCCCCCTCTCAGCTTTTTGCAGAGATCGACCTCTCCGGCCGTGCCATCCGTGATTACATGGATAACGACATCACCGAGGTCTACGTTGACCACGAAGAGACCATTGAACGCGTTCGCGAGCTGATGCAGATTATTGCTCCCCGCCGCCTCAATCGCCTGAAATATTACAATCTCCGTGAGCAGGGCAAATCCTGGTGGGAAAGCAACCACGTTGACAAGCAGGTGCAGGCACTTTACAGCCGTGAAGTCACCCTGCCCTCTGGTGGCCGCCTTGTCTTTGATACCACAGAGGCGCTGACCGCTGTGGACATCAACTCTGGCAAGATCGGTGGCAAAACAAATTTCCGCGACATGGCACTTTTGACCAACATCGAAGCTGCCCGCGAAATTGCCCGACAGATTCGCCTCCGCGACATCGGCGGGCAGATCGTGATTGACTTCATCGAAATGAAGGACAAATCCCATTGTCGCGAAGTGGAACGTACCATGCGCCTTGAGGTCAAAAAAGACCGCGCACGCACGGACGTTGGGCGTCTGTCCCGCTTTGGCCTGCTCGAACTCGTTCGTCAGCGCCTTGGCTCTTCCGCCCTGTCCACCAGCACCGAGAGCTGTCCGCACTGCGGCGGCACTGGCGTCCGGAGAAATCTGGAATGGCAGGCCGTCAATGCAATCCGAGAGCTGTATGCAAAGATCTGGGCGCACACCCCCACGCAGGGAGCGCCAAATCCGACAGTGCTCAATTATGAATGTCATCCCGACATTATGCACTATTTGCTGAACAACAAGTTGAGCAAGCTCCACAACATGGAGACAGAGCACAACGTGAAGTTCAGCTTTATCCCAAAAGTCTGA